TGGAAAAGTAGATAACGATTGTGTTCATTGGTAGATTCCTCCTCATTTTCATCAAGGGTTTTTCAGGTCGAGCATCCCCCACTGGTCTGGGGAAAAATGCAGTTCTGTTGGCAAACCGCCGGGATATGGCTGGATGGTGTCGTCGTCGAGGGCAGAAGGCCAAAAGGCCCGCTCATTGGGAGTTGAAGATCGAAAAACGCTCACTGCGATGCGCGGCGATTCGTCCGTCACCTCAATCTGATATTCCAGTTCATTGGGCGCGCCCACTCGGGAATTGGCCGCCAGCCAATGGTTTTCCTGGAGATAGGCGGAGTGTCCAGCTTGGGCGACAGCTCCGTTGCCAGTGTTACGACATTGCCAGTCGAAATCTTGTGTCTGCTGCCAACTATCTGCTCCTTGTTGATAAATGGCCGTACCGAGGGCGGCGGATGTGTGGAGAATCATAATTTGGCCATTATCTTCGATGTAGACATTAGCGCCAATCATCTCCGGTGTGTTGGACCGCACGCCTAGGTACAGATAATCATCCGCGTACATCAAGAGCAACTCACTACCATCTGAAAAAGTTTCGACCAGGGCTTTATCCCACTCTCCGGGCGATAGCGTGCCATCTATGGTCGGAGGAGTCCCTGAAGGTATAACAATTGAATTTGAGTCCACTCTCGGTCGCACAAAGTCACCTTCGGGCGAGTGAGATGTGAATGACACGACGACTCCATCCTCATCCTCCTGGAAACTGATAGATACGGCGGGATTAAGGCGGATGGCCCAGCGGCCATCTTCATCAGGCGGGAAAAGTTCCAACACGACGGCCACTTCCGGCATTTTGAGGCCCAGGTGATCGTTGTGGATAAGCACTTCCACCGGATCGCTACCTTCCTCTTCCGGTCGGGTGTAAGAACCCAGATATTTCTGCACGGATGCTTCGTCCAACGGTTCTTCATCAGGCACTTCACCTCGGGGGATCTCGAAGACCTGACCGGCTTGATGCCAGTTGAGCGCCACGACTTCGCCCACTTCGTTCTGGACGAAAGAAACAGCTATGCTGGGATCGATGGTCAGACGCCAAAAACCCTCATCGTCCGGCTCCTGTAGCGCCACCACGATCTGTTCCGGGAGATTGACGGCCAGTTTGCCATTTTGCACCAGCACTTCGAACTCCTTGTTCATCAACGGGCCGGAGAGGAGGGTGGTGTAGACACCCAGGTAGGGTTTCAGTTCCTCCGGGATTGCCACAACTTCCTGGTCGGGATGAATCAACAGACGGTCGAGTTCAGCTTCCAGGCCGATACCGGAACCCTGCCCCCGAGATTGGGTGAAGTAAAACACCATCAGGTCTTGCTCCGGCCACGCCCAGGCCCAGGTCCCGTCCGAGCCGCTGTGCCCGAACAGCATCATTTCGCCCCCACCCTCTGGCGCATCCTCCGGTACGTAGACGATCCACTTCTGACCGTAATCCAAGCGCAGCCCTGGGAACCCACCCGGTAAGTTACTTTCGACCACAGGCGTCAAAGCCCGTTCGACAGCTTCGGGCGAGAGCAACCGCTGGTCGTTCAGTTGACCACCATCCATCCACAACGCCAGAAAGCGGGCATAGTCCAGAATCGTGCTGTACACACTCTGGGAACCCATCGTGAAGGGGTAGATAAGCTCATCTTCCTGGCCCCAGTAGCGGCTCCAATCCCCGGTCGAGCCATAGTAACCACTGACAATGCGACTAACACGAGGATCACCCTCTTCAATTATGCTGATCGTGTCAGCCATCGCCAACGGATCAAAGATGCGCTCTTGCCAGAACTCGCCCAAAGTCATACCCGATATCTCTTCGACCAGCGCCCCCAACACATCAGAGCCGGTGTCGCTATAGTGGAAACCCGATCCCGGCTCGCTTTCCGGGCCTTTCTCTCCAGCATCGTCGGCCAACGCCCGCAGACTATCGATTTCGCCCAGCCCTGTCATAACGATGCTGAGCGGCAGGCCGCCTCGATGACTCAGCAACTGGTCCACCGTGATCTCGCCCGATTGCTCGTTGTCGAATGAGGGCAGGTAGTCGGCCACCCGGTCGGCCAGCGCCAGCTTACCCTCATCCACGAGCATCTGAATCGCCATGCCTGTGATCGGTTTGGTCATGGAGCGAATGTTGTAGAGGCTGTTGGTCTCCAGCGTCAGGCCATCATCTTTGTCTTTCCATCCAAACGCTTCATGCAAAACGACCTGACGGTTTTTGATCACGGCCAGTTCTGCGCCCACAACCTTCTCGTTTTCCACATACCCACTGACTATCTCGACCAGTTCCGCCAGTGCTGCCGGGTCCATATCCTGACTTTCAGGCGAGGCGGGCGTGTTCGTTGGCGCTGGCGTGCTTGTAGGCGCGGGCGGCGCTTCGGTGGGAGTAGGGATTGCTGTTGGTTGTGAGCCGCAGGCAGACAAAAAGACCAGCGCGAGAAAAATGGTCAGGGTGACTATCGCTTTAGGCTGCATGGATTCTTCCTCCTGCATGATCGGTCCTTCGCCGAGATTGGAACCAATTTTTCATGGGGCAGCAAAGAATCCGAGCAGAAGCACAGCATCGGCTACGGCATGCAGAAGCACGGCTCCCCAAAGACTTTCTGTTTTCAGGATGATGTAGGCAGTGGCCAGGCCGAGATAGAGAATACCGCCCAGCAACTGAATCCGCTCGGCCCCGCTGGCGTAGGTCATGCCGAAGTGCATTATCGTGAACAGGAGTGCTGTGAGGAGGATGGCGGTCCCCCCTCCCAGTAATCTCTTGTATTCACGTAGGAAAATGCCCCGGAACCACAGCTCTTCCATGAAGCCATTGAGCAGCGAATAGACCAGGATGGCGGGTGCTGCGGCCAGGACGATTTCCCAGCCCAGGCTCAATCCGCCCATCGCCACAAACATGACCACGACCGGAATGCTGAACCCCAGCGCCAGGACTAATCCCAACCGACTGTTGCCGCGCCTGATGTAGAGGTCGCCCAGCTTCCAGCCAGCTAGTCGGGTCAGAAGCAGGATAACGGCGATGACGACTGTGGCCTCGGATAGCTTGTTGACCGCCATCTCGGCCAGGGGGTCGGCTGGCGCATTCACCAATCGAAACAGCCAGGTTCCCCCCAGCCAGACCAATAAATTAGCTGCCGAAGCCACGAAAAAGGCGTAGGCGATCCGCCAGTAATCATGCAGGCGTTGGCTGCGGCGCAGCAAGAGGCTAACGCCCAGAAACAGCACCGGGACAGCCGCCTTGTAGAGGGTGCTGTCGTTGGTGGGGAGGAGCGAGTAGTAGTTGGCAGCCAGCGGAAAAACCAGGATGCCGCAGGCGAAGAAGATAATAAAAAGCGCCAGTCGAAAACCCGTGTCACCCTTCCGCACGATCACCGATTCCATCTGAGGTTCCCTCCTGATTTGCTTCTACTCAGAGACTGTGGTCACTGCCGCGGAATCTGGTCCTTCACCGGCAAAATAGGCCGTCGCCGATTCCTGCAACAGCACGAACAGCGTGTAGCCGCCAATGATCGTGCCAATGGGGCAGTTGATCAGGCTGAACACGCCCACGACCAGCGCCAAAATCCGGCCCCAGGACTTTCGCTTCAGGAGGCCAATACCGGCAATGATGCCGGGAAGCGCCAGAAGAATCATGAACGAACCGGTGCATAGCCCGACGACAAGCAGGATAGGGGTTGCTTCCGATTCGTTGACGGCGACACCGATGCCGGCCAACAGGAAGAAGACAAAACAGCCCATCAACAAGAAAAACCCATCGGAGATGATGTTGAGCCAGGCTACGATGGTGACGTGCTGGTGTAGATCGCGTTCGCTAAGTTGATTCACGGCTTTTCTCCTTCAGTCAAGTTGATCACTGGTTGCGCTGCCACAGAGCGAACGGATCGCCCCGGTGGCAACGCTCTGAGAATAGATTGGTTGATTTCAGCGTTAGAATCTCCATGAGAGTGTGCCATAACAACTATAGCAAAACCCACTCCCAGCAACTCGGCGCAGTGCAAAGTGGCGTGAGCGAGAATGCTCTTTTCTTATGGGTGGAGAAACCCAACTCTGCACTCTCAGTTTACAGCAAATCGACTGTCGCTGCATCGGGCAAAGGGGGAATCCGAAGATTGGCCAGGTGGGTAATTTGTCAGAGGTGTTTTTGTTTCATCACCGTCATTCCTTCTATCGTCCTCGCGAACGCGGGGAAAGCGGGTGTCCATCGATCAAGTGAATGAGCGGCCATCGACTTGTTGGATATCTTGACTGTGCCAAATCAAGAACAGACCAACTAAAGAATAGACCTGCGATCACTACATAGTGCAGAGCATCATGGATCCAACCATTTATCTTGTCCAGATCAGCGCCGGCGCGCTGCGGCCGGATGAGAACAAGCAGTAATGGCAGAATTTCCATCAGGCTGGACAGTAACAGGTACTTGACAGAAATGGGATATCTGGCATTCTGGTAACTGGCCCAGGGAGGGTAGCGCTGTGTCTCCCCAACCTCCCCCGGTAAGGCGATAGCCGAAATGGGGGAGGTTGGGGCAAAACGGCACAAAACCGTCAAACTGCGATTGACTAAGTTCTGGCCTTATTTGCTGAACAACCTCAGTACCACTTTGAAAATCTCGCTGGCAAGGAGGAAGAGCACGCCGGCCATCAGGCAGATGCCTCACATTTGTGGCGTAAGGGACTGCGTATCAAGAATTCGCTGCAACAATGGAATCTCGGTGGCTAAGAGCAAAGCGAGGAGAACCCAGCCATAGG
This genomic window from Chloroflexota bacterium contains:
- a CDS encoding CPBP family intramembrane glutamic endopeptidase, translating into MESVIVRKGDTGFRLALFIIFFACGILVFPLAANYYSLLPTNDSTLYKAAVPVLFLGVSLLLRRSQRLHDYWRIAYAFFVASAANLLVWLGGTWLFRLVNAPADPLAEMAVNKLSEATVVIAVILLLTRLAGWKLGDLYIRRGNSRLGLVLALGFSIPVVVMFVAMGGLSLGWEIVLAAAPAILVYSLLNGFMEELWFRGIFLREYKRLLGGGTAILLTALLFTIMHFGMTYASGAERIQLLGGILYLGLATAYIILKTESLWGAVLLHAVADAVLLLGFFAAP
- a CDS encoding serine hydrolase domain-containing protein: MQPKAIVTLTIFLALVFLSACGSQPTAIPTPTEAPPAPTSTPAPTNTPASPESQDMDPAALAELVEIVSGYVENEKVVGAELAVIKNRQVVLHEAFGWKDKDDGLTLETNSLYNIRSMTKPITGMAIQMLVDEGKLALADRVADYLPSFDNEQSGEITVDQLLSHRGGLPLSIVMTGLGEIDSLRALADDAGEKGPESEPGSGFHYSDTGSDVLGALVEEISGMTLGEFWQERIFDPLAMADTISIIEEGDPRVSRIVSGYYGSTGDWSRYWGQEDELIYPFTMGSQSVYSTILDYARFLALWMDGGQLNDQRLLSPEAVERALTPVVESNLPGGFPGLRLDYGQKWIVYVPEDAPEGGGEMMLFGHSGSDGTWAWAWPEQDLMVFYFTQSRGQGSGIGLEAELDRLLIHPDQEVVAIPEELKPYLGVYTTLLSGPLMNKEFEVLVQNGKLAVNLPEQIVVALQEPDDEGFWRLTIDPSIAVSFVQNEVGEVVALNWHQAGQVFEIPRGEVPDEEPLDEASVQKYLGSYTRPEEEGSDPVEVLIHNDHLGLKMPEVAVVLELFPPDEDGRWAIRLNPAVSISFQEDEDGVVVSFTSHSPEGDFVRPRVDSNSIVIPSGTPPTIDGTLSPGEWDKALVETFSDGSELLLMYADDYLYLGVRSNTPEMIGANVYIEDNGQIMILHTSAALGTAIYQQGADSWQQTQDFDWQCRNTGNGAVAQAGHSAYLQENHWLAANSRVGAPNELEYQIEVTDESPRIAVSVFRSSTPNERAFWPSALDDDTIQPYPGGLPTELHFSPDQWGMLDLKNP